One segment of Streptomyces roseifaciens DNA contains the following:
- a CDS encoding cytochrome b — protein sequence MSTTTDNRRKAPAGERVADWADGRLGIYTLAKANMRKIFPDHWSFMLGEVCLYSFVIIILTGVYLTLFFHPSMNEVVYHGSYVPMQGMHMSEAFKSTLDISFDVRGGLLIRQIHHWAALIFLAGMFVHMMRVFFTGAFRKPREVNWLFGFLLFVLGMFTGFTGYSLPDDLLSGTGVRFMEGAILSVPIVGTYISMFLFGGEFPGSDFVPRFFSIHVLLLPGIMLGLLVAHLILVIYHKHTQFPGPGRTNKNVVGLPLMPVYMAKAGGFFFLVFGIIAAIAAIASINPIWAIGPYRPDQVSTGAQPDWYMGFAEGLIRVMPGWEINLWGHTLVLGVFIPLVIFPLVLGAIAVWPFIESWVTGDKREHHLLDRPRNAPTRTAFGAAWIAAYFVMLVGGGNDLWATHFHLSINAITWFVRIGFFVIPVLVFIATRRICMGLQRRDRDKVLHGRESGIIKRLPHGEFVEVHEPLSQEQMHTLTAHHQPQPLELEPEYDENGVARKAGAGQRLRVKLSKGFYGEGTQIPKATVEEYEEITSGHGHH from the coding sequence ATGAGCACTACGACTGACAATCGCCGCAAGGCGCCCGCAGGCGAGCGGGTCGCCGACTGGGCCGACGGCCGTCTGGGTATCTACACCCTGGCCAAGGCCAACATGCGGAAGATCTTCCCGGACCACTGGTCCTTCATGCTGGGCGAGGTCTGCCTCTACAGCTTCGTGATCATCATCCTCACGGGTGTGTATCTGACGCTGTTCTTCCACCCGAGCATGAACGAGGTCGTCTACCACGGCTCGTACGTGCCCATGCAGGGCATGCACATGTCCGAGGCGTTCAAGTCGACCCTCGACATCAGCTTCGACGTCCGTGGCGGTCTGCTCATCCGGCAGATCCACCACTGGGCCGCGCTGATCTTCCTCGCGGGCATGTTCGTGCACATGATGCGCGTGTTCTTCACGGGTGCGTTCCGCAAGCCGCGTGAGGTCAACTGGCTGTTCGGCTTCCTGCTGTTCGTCCTCGGCATGTTCACCGGCTTCACCGGTTACTCGCTCCCGGACGACCTGCTCTCCGGCACCGGTGTCCGCTTCATGGAGGGCGCGATCCTGTCCGTGCCGATCGTCGGCACGTACATCTCGATGTTCCTCTTCGGCGGCGAGTTCCCCGGCTCGGACTTCGTGCCGCGGTTCTTCTCCATCCACGTCCTGCTGCTGCCGGGCATCATGCTCGGTCTGCTGGTGGCCCACCTGATCCTGGTGATCTACCACAAGCACACGCAGTTCCCCGGCCCGGGCCGCACCAACAAGAACGTCGTCGGCCTCCCGCTGATGCCGGTCTACATGGCCAAGGCCGGTGGCTTCTTCTTCCTGGTCTTCGGCATCATCGCGGCCATCGCGGCGATCGCCTCGATCAACCCGATCTGGGCCATCGGCCCGTACCGCCCGGACCAGGTGTCCACCGGCGCCCAGCCCGACTGGTACATGGGCTTCGCCGAGGGTCTGATCCGTGTCATGCCGGGCTGGGAGATCAACCTGTGGGGCCACACGCTCGTCCTGGGCGTGTTCATCCCGCTGGTCATCTTCCCGCTGGTGCTCGGTGCGATCGCGGTCTGGCCGTTCATCGAGTCCTGGGTCACCGGTGACAAGCGCGAGCACCACCTGCTGGACCGCCCGCGCAACGCCCCGACGCGCACCGCCTTCGGTGCCGCCTGGATCGCCGCGTACTTCGTGATGCTGGTCGGTGGTGGAAACGACCTGTGGGCCACCCACTTCCACCTGTCGATCAACGCCATCACCTGGTTCGTCCGCATCGGCTTCTTCGTGATCCCGGTCCTGGTGTTCATCGCCACCCGCCGGATCTGCATGGGCCTGCAGCGCCGCGACAGGGACAAGGTGCTGCACGGACGCGAGTCCGGCATCATCAAGCGCCTGCCGCACGGTGAGTTCGTCGAGGTCCACGAGCCGCTCTCGCAGGAGCAGATGCACACCCTCACGGCGCACCACCAGCCGCAGCCGCTGGAGCTGGAGCCGGAGTACGACGAGAACGGCGTGGCCCGCAAGGCCGGCGCCGGGCAGCGCCTCCGGGTGAAGCTCTCGAAGGGCTTCTACGGCGAGGGGACCCAGATCCCCAAGGCCACCGTGGAGGAGTACGAGGAGATCACGAGCGGCCACGGCCACCACTGA